A stretch of Bordetella genomosp. 13 DNA encodes these proteins:
- a CDS encoding efflux transporter outer membrane subunit, translated as MTARPMIQSHVPSFAVSARGALAALLIAALAGCSLAPDYKRPDAPVQSTYPDQPRMQYGAAETPMQVGSQPAAAVAPAGAVPAADIGWREVFRDARLQKLIELALANNRDLRVAVQRVEEARAQYGVQRAQQWPTIGAGIQGTRQRLPRDLRVGGPDSPSVTSQYQAGLGLTTFEIDLFGRLRNLSEAAYQQYLSTEQSQRSVHITLVGAVAEAYFNVRAAEVQLELTQKTLASRQQSYDLVKTRFDGGVASELDLNQAKSLLDSASADLATLARARAQASNALLVLIGLPGLPNDLPPPAEFGREQVVASVPAGLPSDLLERRPDILAAENQLKSANANIGAARAAFFPTISLTGMLGVASGPLDDLFKGGNGFWSFSPNITTPIFAGGSIREGLNLARARDNIAVSQYEQTIQQAFREVADALAGEATYGAQLDAQRALQASSARTLELSDMRYRGGIDSFLQVQTAQVDFFNAQIALVQTGLNSLINRVELYKALGGGWNENTVAAQPAPQPVAQQSQQ; from the coding sequence ATGACGGCCCGTCCCATGATTCAATCGCACGTGCCTTCGTTCGCGGTATCGGCACGCGGCGCCCTGGCGGCGCTGCTCATCGCCGCCCTGGCCGGCTGCTCGCTGGCGCCCGACTACAAGCGTCCCGACGCGCCGGTGCAGTCCACGTATCCCGACCAGCCCAGGATGCAATACGGCGCCGCCGAGACGCCCATGCAGGTGGGCAGCCAGCCGGCCGCCGCGGTGGCGCCGGCGGGCGCGGTGCCGGCCGCCGACATCGGGTGGCGCGAGGTGTTCCGCGACGCGCGGCTGCAGAAACTGATCGAACTGGCGTTGGCGAACAACCGCGACCTGCGCGTGGCCGTGCAGCGCGTCGAGGAAGCGCGCGCGCAGTATGGCGTGCAGCGTGCCCAGCAGTGGCCCACCATCGGCGCGGGCATCCAGGGCACGCGCCAGCGCCTGCCGCGCGACCTGCGCGTCGGCGGTCCGGATTCGCCTTCGGTGACCAGCCAATACCAGGCGGGCCTGGGCCTGACCACCTTCGAGATCGATCTGTTCGGCCGGCTGCGCAATCTGTCGGAAGCGGCCTATCAGCAGTACCTGTCGACCGAGCAGTCGCAGCGCAGCGTGCACATCACGCTGGTGGGCGCGGTGGCCGAGGCGTACTTCAACGTGCGCGCGGCCGAGGTCCAGCTCGAGCTGACGCAGAAGACGCTGGCCTCGCGCCAGCAGTCCTACGATCTGGTCAAGACGCGCTTCGACGGCGGCGTGGCCTCCGAGCTCGACCTGAACCAGGCGAAGTCGCTGCTGGACAGCGCCTCGGCCGACCTGGCGACGCTGGCCAGGGCGCGCGCGCAGGCGTCCAATGCGCTGCTGGTGCTGATCGGACTGCCGGGGCTGCCCAACGACCTGCCGCCGCCCGCCGAGTTCGGACGCGAGCAGGTCGTCGCGTCGGTGCCGGCCGGGCTGCCGTCCGACCTGCTCGAGCGCCGGCCCGACATCCTGGCCGCCGAGAACCAGTTGAAGTCCGCCAATGCCAATATCGGCGCGGCCCGCGCGGCCTTCTTCCCGACCATCTCGCTGACTGGCATGCTGGGCGTGGCCAGCGGTCCGCTGGACGACCTGTTCAAGGGCGGCAACGGCTTCTGGAGCTTCTCGCCGAACATCACCACGCCGATCTTCGCCGGCGGCAGCATCCGCGAGGGGCTGAACCTGGCGCGGGCGCGCGATAATATCGCGGTGTCGCAATACGAGCAGACGATCCAGCAGGCATTCCGCGAGGTCGCCGACGCGCTGGCCGGCGAGGCGACCTATGGCGCCCAGCTCGATGCGCAGCGCGCCCTGCAGGCGTCGTCGGCGCGCACGCTCGAGCTGTCCGACATGCGCTATCGTGGCGGCATCGACAGCTTCCTGCAGGTGCAGACCGCGCAGGTGGATTTCTTCAACGCGCAGATCGCGCTGGTGCAGACGGGGCTGAACTCCCTGATCAACCGCGTCGAGCTGTACAAGGCGCTGGGCGGCGGCTGGAACGAGAACACCGTGGCCGCGCAGCCGGCGCCGCAACCCGTCGCGCAGCAATCGCAGCAATGA
- the uvrC gene encoding excinuclease ABC subunit UvrC, whose amino-acid sequence MPDEFNLKSFLADLPHLPGVYRHLDAGGEVMYVGKARDLKKRVSSYFQKTLSSPRIAQMVAKVARVEVTVTRSEAEALILENNLIKRLRPRYNILFRDDKSYPYLLISAHRYPRIAYYRGSTSRGGQFFGPFPNAWAVRETIQILQKVFRLRTCEDTVFANRSRPCLLHQIGRCTAPCVDAITPEDYDADVRRAARFLNGAAQEVLGEIEARMLQASAELRFEEAGALRDQMGSLARVLHQQTMESTGGEEDTDIIAVAIAGGKVCVNLAMVRGGRHLGDKPFFPSHAEGEPAADVLEAFVAQHYVESSLPAVLVCSHALPDEELPALLAEQGRSRPPRVLTRPQGMRRAWLEQAQKNAEMALARALTESGARAARTLALAETLDLDTDEAALDALRIECFDISHTAGEATQASCVVYQHHDMQPSLYRRYNIVGITPGDDYAAMRQVLTRRFGKVADGEAVMPGLVLIDGGKGQVEVARQVFVELGLDVQVLVGVAKGEGRKVGLETLVFADGRPPVALGKESAALMLIAQVRDEAHRFAITGMRAKRAKARNVSRLEEIEGVGARRRQRLLARFGGLSGVTAASVADLASVDGISDELAERIYDALHG is encoded by the coding sequence ATGCCCGACGAATTCAATCTCAAATCGTTCCTGGCTGACCTGCCCCACCTGCCCGGGGTATACCGGCACCTGGATGCCGGGGGCGAGGTCATGTATGTGGGCAAGGCGCGCGACCTGAAGAAGCGCGTCTCGTCGTATTTCCAGAAGACGCTGTCCAGCCCGCGCATCGCGCAGATGGTGGCCAAGGTGGCGCGCGTCGAAGTCACGGTCACGCGCTCCGAGGCCGAGGCGCTGATCCTGGAAAACAACCTGATCAAGCGCCTGCGCCCGCGCTACAACATCCTGTTCCGCGACGACAAGTCGTATCCCTACCTGCTGATCTCGGCGCATCGCTATCCGCGCATCGCGTATTACCGCGGCTCGACCAGCCGCGGCGGGCAGTTCTTCGGGCCGTTTCCCAATGCGTGGGCGGTGCGCGAGACCATCCAGATCCTGCAGAAGGTGTTCCGCCTGCGCACCTGCGAGGACACCGTCTTCGCCAACCGGTCGCGGCCCTGTCTGCTGCACCAGATCGGGCGCTGCACGGCGCCTTGCGTGGACGCCATCACGCCCGAGGACTACGACGCCGACGTGCGGCGCGCGGCGCGTTTCCTGAACGGCGCCGCGCAGGAGGTCCTGGGCGAGATCGAGGCGCGCATGCTGCAGGCCTCGGCCGAGCTGCGCTTCGAAGAGGCGGGAGCGCTGCGCGACCAGATGGGCTCGCTGGCGCGCGTGCTGCATCAGCAGACCATGGAGAGCACGGGCGGCGAAGAGGACACCGACATCATCGCGGTGGCGATCGCGGGCGGCAAGGTATGCGTGAACCTGGCCATGGTGCGCGGCGGCCGCCACCTGGGCGACAAGCCGTTCTTTCCGTCGCACGCCGAGGGCGAACCGGCCGCCGACGTGCTCGAGGCCTTCGTGGCGCAGCACTACGTCGAAAGCTCGCTGCCCGCCGTGCTGGTGTGCTCGCACGCGCTGCCCGACGAGGAGCTGCCGGCGCTGCTGGCCGAGCAGGGCCGGTCGCGGCCGCCGCGCGTGCTGACCCGCCCGCAAGGCATGCGGCGCGCGTGGCTGGAGCAGGCCCAAAAGAATGCCGAGATGGCGCTGGCGCGCGCGCTGACCGAATCCGGCGCGCGGGCCGCGCGCACGCTGGCGCTGGCCGAGACCCTGGACCTGGACACGGACGAGGCCGCGCTGGATGCGCTGCGCATCGAGTGCTTCGACATCAGCCATACCGCCGGCGAGGCCACGCAGGCGTCCTGCGTGGTCTATCAGCACCATGACATGCAGCCCTCGCTGTACCGCCGCTACAACATCGTGGGCATCACGCCCGGCGACGACTACGCCGCCATGCGCCAGGTGCTGACCCGCCGCTTCGGCAAGGTGGCCGATGGCGAGGCGGTCATGCCCGGGCTGGTCCTGATCGACGGCGGCAAGGGCCAGGTCGAGGTGGCGCGCCAGGTCTTCGTCGAGCTGGGCCTGGACGTGCAGGTGCTGGTGGGCGTGGCCAAGGGCGAGGGCCGCAAGGTGGGCCTGGAGACGCTGGTATTCGCCGATGGCCGCCCGCCGGTGGCGCTGGGCAAGGAGTCGGCCGCGCTGATGCTGATCGCGCAGGTGCGCGACGAGGCGCACCGCTTCGCCATCACCGGCATGCGGGCCAAGCGGGCCAAGGCCCGCAACGTGTCGCGCCTGGAAGAGATCGAGGGAGTCGGCGCCCGGCGCCGGCAGCGCCTGCTGGCGCGCTTCGGCGGGCTGTCGGGCGTGACGGCGGCCAGCGTGGCCGACCTGGCCTCGGTCGACGGCATCTCGGACGAGCTGGCGGAACGCATCTATGACGCCCTGCACGGCTGA
- the acpS gene encoding holo-ACP synthase: MPENPTATLAGPGCIAGIGMDLIRVDRIERALARHGDRFAEKILGPEELQKFHARRQRDPARGVRFLATRFAAKEAFSKAIGLGMRMPMTWTRVQALNAPGGRPVLVLAPALRGWYAERYGAAHVSLTDESDMAAAYVVVEHKPSASPRQAPQGAADGTP; encoded by the coding sequence ATGCCAGAAAATCCCACCGCTACGCTCGCCGGCCCCGGCTGCATCGCCGGCATCGGCATGGACCTGATACGCGTCGACCGCATCGAGCGGGCACTGGCTCGGCATGGCGACCGCTTCGCCGAGAAAATCCTGGGGCCCGAAGAGCTGCAGAAGTTCCATGCCCGGCGCCAGCGCGATCCCGCACGCGGCGTGCGCTTCCTGGCCACGCGCTTCGCGGCCAAGGAAGCCTTCTCGAAGGCCATTGGGCTGGGCATGCGCATGCCCATGACATGGACCCGCGTGCAGGCCCTGAACGCGCCTGGGGGGCGGCCCGTGCTGGTGCTGGCCCCGGCGCTGCGGGGCTGGTATGCCGAGCGCTATGGCGCGGCCCACGTCTCGCTGACCGATGAATCCGACATGGCCGCCGCCTACGTCGTGGTGGAGCACAAGCCCTCCGCGTCGCCGCGCCAGGCCCCGCAAGGAGCTGCCGATGGCACGCCGTAA
- the nagZ gene encoding beta-N-acetylhexosaminidase, with translation MARRKSRHVLPPGPVVVDVAGTRLTKHEKRRLRHPLVGGVILFSRNFESREQLCELTRRIHEARDEPLLIAVDHEGGRVQRFREDGFTVLPPMQAVGRVWDQDPLGAMRMATDAGYVLAAELRACGVDFSFAPVLDLDYGVSKVIGTRAFHRDPRVVAMLARAVAQGLALAGMGACGKHFPGHGFVSADSHLDIPVDPRTLERIMTDDAAPYGWLGDHVLPAVMPAHVIYPKVDPHPAGFSRRWIQDILRDRLRYDGVVFSDDLTMEGATVAGDILARAQAALGAGCDMVLVCNRPDMADDLLERLVATPTPESVARIRRLAPTRPALDWDTLQADGRYQHARRIQSQIVPG, from the coding sequence ATGGCACGCCGTAAATCCCGCCACGTGCTGCCGCCCGGCCCCGTCGTGGTAGACGTGGCCGGCACCCGGCTGACCAAGCACGAGAAACGCCGCCTGCGCCATCCGCTGGTGGGAGGAGTGATCCTGTTCTCGCGCAACTTCGAAAGCCGCGAACAGCTTTGCGAACTGACCCGCCGCATCCACGAGGCGCGCGACGAGCCCCTGCTGATCGCGGTGGACCACGAGGGCGGACGGGTGCAGCGCTTTCGCGAAGACGGCTTCACCGTGCTGCCGCCCATGCAGGCGGTTGGCCGCGTGTGGGACCAGGACCCGCTGGGCGCCATGCGCATGGCCACCGATGCGGGCTACGTGCTGGCCGCCGAGCTGCGCGCCTGCGGCGTGGACTTCAGCTTCGCGCCGGTGCTGGACCTGGACTACGGCGTCAGCAAGGTCATCGGCACGCGGGCCTTCCATCGCGATCCGCGCGTGGTGGCCATGCTGGCGCGCGCGGTGGCGCAGGGGCTGGCGCTGGCCGGCATGGGCGCCTGCGGCAAGCATTTTCCCGGCCATGGCTTCGTCAGCGCCGATTCGCACCTCGACATTCCCGTGGATCCGCGCACGCTCGAACGCATCATGACCGACGACGCCGCGCCCTACGGCTGGCTGGGCGACCACGTGCTGCCCGCCGTCATGCCGGCGCACGTCATCTATCCCAAGGTCGATCCGCATCCGGCGGGCTTCTCGCGCCGCTGGATCCAGGACATCCTGCGCGACCGCCTGCGGTATGACGGCGTGGTGTTCTCCGACGACCTCACCATGGAAGGCGCCACGGTGGCGGGCGACATCCTGGCGCGCGCGCAGGCCGCGCTGGGCGCGGGCTGCGACATGGTGCTGGTGTGCAACCGCCCCGACATGGCCGACGACCTGCTCGAGCGCCTGGTGGCCACGCCCACGCCCGAGTCGGTGGCGCGCATCCGGCGCCTGGCGCCGACCCGCCCCGCGCTCGACTGGGACACTCTGCAGGCCGACGGCCGCTATCAGCATGCCCGACGAATTCAATCTCAAATCGTTCCTGGCTGA
- the queF gene encoding NADPH-dependent 7-cyano-7-deazaguanine reductase QueF (Catalyzes the NADPH-dependent reduction of 7-cyano-7-deazaguanine (preQ0) to 7-aminomethyl-7-deazaguanine (preQ1) in queuosine biosynthesis) produces MTLSDAPLGLSVPYPTEYDPGLLFPVSRALNRAALPLERGDRLPFHGADIWTAYEISWLNAKGKPRVAMATFTVPADSPNLIESKSFKLYLNSFNQTRLDNAQALRERLERDLSAAAGAPVELDFVLPQRFGQQQMAELDGIDLDKLDVEIDTYQPAPELLRCADGPVREETLCSRLLKSNCPVTGQPDWGSVQIRYRGRPIDHEALLKYIVSFRQHAGFHEHCVETIYADVMRACAPQELTVYARYTRRGGLDINPWRSNVAAPAIGMARTARQ; encoded by the coding sequence ATGACGCTGTCCGACGCCCCCCTGGGACTCTCCGTTCCCTACCCCACCGAATACGATCCCGGCCTGCTGTTCCCCGTGTCGCGCGCGCTCAACCGCGCCGCGCTGCCGCTGGAACGGGGCGACCGCCTGCCCTTCCATGGCGCGGACATCTGGACCGCCTACGAGATCTCGTGGCTCAACGCCAAGGGCAAGCCGCGCGTGGCCATGGCCACCTTCACGGTGCCGGCCGACAGTCCCAACCTGATCGAGTCCAAGTCGTTCAAGCTCTATCTCAACTCGTTCAACCAGACGCGGCTGGACAACGCGCAGGCGCTGCGCGAGCGGCTGGAACGCGACCTGAGCGCCGCGGCGGGCGCGCCCGTGGAACTGGACTTCGTGCTGCCGCAGCGTTTCGGCCAGCAGCAGATGGCCGAACTGGACGGTATCGACCTGGACAAGCTGGACGTGGAGATCGACACGTATCAGCCCGCGCCCGAACTGCTGCGCTGCGCAGACGGACCGGTGCGCGAAGAGACGCTGTGTTCGAGGCTGCTGAAGTCGAACTGCCCCGTCACCGGCCAGCCGGACTGGGGCAGCGTGCAGATCCGCTATCGCGGCCGGCCCATCGACCACGAGGCGCTGCTGAAGTACATCGTGTCCTTCCGCCAGCATGCGGGCTTTCACGAGCACTGCGTGGAGACCATCTACGCCGACGTCATGCGCGCCTGCGCGCCCCAGGAACTGACCGTGTACGCGCGCTATACGCGGCGCGGCGGGCTGGACATCAACCCCTGGCGCAGCAACGTGGCGGCGCCGGCCATCGGCATGGCGCGCACGGCGCGCCAATAA
- a CDS encoding MFS transporter — translation MNTAADTALLDTPFLRRRDWQIIMLIGVAHASSHFFQLVLPSLYIALGREFRLDFAELGLLASVFYVVSGLGQASSGFVVDRIGARPVLWFGLGCFVLSAVLIGLANGYFMLVLAAAIGGAGNSVFHPADYSIMNHRVSPARLGHAFSTHGLTGNLGWALTPVFIGTITALADWRTAAFSAAALVAVVLALTIIGRNLLGDPKTVVAAAPGRDTAEPPKPAKPQESAWDTLLALLARPALWGAFLFFACTSIALSSVQNYTIPLLDHLYGLSSLAASSALSGYMVASAVGMAAGGFLVSATPRTERTVMLALICAGITLVVLAMGWLPPAVAAPVVGLAGFCSGVAAPSRDMLIRRVTPRGATGSVYGLVYSGMDAGAALGPLGFGLLLDAGLTHGPWVGAGAAFVIAALLAQWIGRQASRAEPAPARA, via the coding sequence ATGAATACCGCAGCAGACACCGCATTGCTCGACACGCCTTTCCTGCGCCGCCGCGACTGGCAGATCATCATGCTGATCGGGGTGGCGCATGCCAGCTCGCATTTCTTCCAGCTCGTGCTGCCGTCGCTGTACATCGCCCTCGGGCGCGAGTTCCGCCTGGACTTCGCCGAACTGGGGCTGCTGGCCTCGGTCTTCTACGTGGTGTCCGGACTGGGCCAGGCCTCGTCGGGCTTCGTGGTGGACCGCATCGGCGCGCGGCCGGTGCTGTGGTTCGGGCTGGGCTGCTTCGTGCTGTCCGCCGTGCTGATCGGGCTGGCCAATGGCTACTTCATGCTGGTGCTGGCGGCCGCCATCGGCGGGGCGGGCAATTCGGTGTTCCACCCGGCCGACTATTCCATCATGAATCATCGCGTCAGTCCGGCCCGGCTGGGGCATGCCTTCAGCACGCACGGCCTGACGGGCAACCTGGGCTGGGCGCTGACGCCCGTGTTCATCGGCACGATCACGGCCTTGGCCGACTGGCGCACCGCGGCCTTCAGCGCGGCCGCCCTGGTCGCCGTGGTGCTGGCCCTGACCATCATCGGCCGCAATTTGTTGGGCGACCCCAAGACGGTGGTCGCCGCGGCGCCCGGACGCGACACCGCCGAGCCTCCCAAGCCCGCGAAGCCCCAGGAAAGCGCCTGGGACACGCTGTTGGCGCTGCTTGCTCGGCCCGCCCTGTGGGGCGCCTTCCTGTTCTTCGCCTGCACGTCGATCGCGCTGTCCTCGGTGCAGAACTACACCATTCCGCTGCTGGATCACCTGTACGGGCTGTCCAGCCTGGCCGCCAGCTCGGCGCTGTCCGGCTACATGGTGGCCTCGGCGGTGGGCATGGCGGCCGGCGGTTTCCTGGTGTCGGCCACCCCGCGCACCGAGCGGACCGTCATGCTGGCGCTGATCTGCGCCGGCATCACGCTGGTGGTGCTGGCCATGGGCTGGCTGCCGCCGGCGGTCGCCGCGCCGGTGGTCGGCCTGGCCGGATTCTGCTCGGGCGTGGCGGCGCCTTCGCGCGACATGCTCATTCGCCGCGTGACGCCGCGCGGCGCGACCGGTTCGGTCTACGGCCTGGTGTACTCGGGCATGGACGCCGGCGCGGCGCTGGGCCCGCTCGGCTTCGGCCTGCTGCTGGATGCCGGGCTGACGCACGGGCCGTGGGTGGGCGCGGGAGCCGCCTTCGTCATCGCGGCGCTGCTGGCGCAATGGATCGGCCGGCAGGCCAGCCGGGCCGAGCCGGCGCCGGCTCGGGCCTGA
- the pdxJ gene encoding pyridoxine 5'-phosphate synthase — protein MIELGVNIDHVATLRQQRHTPYPDPVAAALRAEEAGADLITLHLREDRRHIQDADVHAIRPLLRTRMNLECAVTREMLDIACGVKPSDVCLVPEKRTELTTEGGLDVAGGLAAVTDAVAQLAEAGIRVSLFIDPEPAQIDAAVRAGAPVVELHTGAYAEAAGPEQAQAELARVRAAVAHGLRAGLRVNAGHGLHYGNVAAVAALDGIAELNIGHAIVAQAVFDGWDKAVRDMKALMVQARLQAMRGRA, from the coding sequence ATGATAGAACTCGGCGTCAACATCGATCACGTAGCCACCCTGCGCCAGCAGCGCCATACGCCGTACCCCGATCCGGTCGCGGCGGCGCTGCGGGCCGAAGAGGCGGGCGCCGACCTCATCACCCTGCATCTGCGCGAAGACCGGCGCCACATCCAGGACGCCGACGTGCACGCCATCCGGCCGCTGCTGCGCACGCGCATGAACCTCGAGTGCGCCGTCACCCGCGAAATGCTCGACATCGCCTGCGGGGTCAAGCCCAGCGACGTGTGCCTGGTGCCCGAGAAGCGCACCGAGCTGACCACCGAGGGCGGCCTGGACGTGGCCGGCGGCCTGGCCGCGGTCACCGATGCGGTGGCGCAACTGGCCGAGGCGGGCATCCGGGTCTCGCTGTTCATCGATCCCGAGCCCGCCCAGATCGACGCGGCCGTGCGCGCGGGCGCGCCGGTGGTCGAACTGCACACGGGCGCCTACGCCGAGGCCGCCGGCCCCGAGCAGGCGCAGGCCGAACTGGCGCGCGTGCGCGCCGCCGTGGCGCATGGCCTGCGCGCCGGGCTGCGCGTCAACGCGGGCCATGGCCTGCACTATGGCAACGTAGCCGCGGTGGCCGCGCTCGACGGCATCGCGGAACTGAACATCGGCCACGCCATCGTGGCGCAGGCCGTGTTCGACGGCTGGGACAAGGCCGTGCGCGACATGAAGGCGCTGATGGTGCAGGCGCGCCTGCAGGCCATGCGCGGCCGCGCCTGA
- the pgsA gene encoding CDP-diacylglycerol--glycerol-3-phosphate 3-phosphatidyltransferase, producing MPMNIPIILTWLRIAMIPLVVGLFYIPDSWMSVPMRDTLAACAFILAALTDWFDGWLARRWNQTSAFGAFLDPVADKLMVCAALLVLLDLNRVDAFIALIIIGREITISALREWMAKIGASASVAVHRLGKFKTAAQMIAIPCLLYGRPLANVDLLWVGFWLIVVAAVLTVWSMLYYLQRAWPAIREKAQ from the coding sequence ATGCCCATGAACATACCGATCATCCTGACCTGGCTGCGCATCGCCATGATCCCGCTGGTAGTGGGACTGTTCTACATCCCCGACAGCTGGATGTCGGTGCCGATGCGCGACACGCTGGCGGCCTGCGCATTCATCCTGGCGGCGCTGACAGACTGGTTCGACGGCTGGCTGGCGCGGCGCTGGAACCAAACTTCGGCGTTTGGCGCCTTCCTGGATCCGGTGGCCGACAAGCTGATGGTGTGCGCCGCGCTGCTGGTGCTGCTCGACCTGAACCGGGTCGATGCCTTCATCGCGCTGATCATCATCGGCCGCGAGATCACCATCTCGGCGCTGCGCGAGTGGATGGCCAAGATCGGCGCCAGCGCCAGCGTGGCGGTGCACCGCCTGGGCAAGTTCAAGACGGCCGCCCAGATGATTGCCATCCCGTGCCTGCTGTACGGCCGTCCGCTGGCCAATGTAGACCTGTTGTGGGTGGGCTTCTGGCTGATCGTGGTGGCCGCCGTGCTGACCGTCTGGTCGATGCTGTACTACCTGCAGCGCGCCTGGCCGGCGATACGCGAGAAGGCGCAGTAG
- a CDS encoding GntR family transcriptional regulator yields MARTVAVPSAAPTESVGGPPAADLMSAVRELEEDIVLGRLHPRERLIEDDLMRRFGLKRHAVRSVLAELALLGLVERRKNIGCEVRAFTAREVADLYQVRELLETEAARHVPCPLPADRVQELIAIQREHDAAVAALDPRAVFRANVRFHEALFACCENRVLHRAIGEYARQTHPIRFSSLGDARYRERARQEHWAMIEALKTGRRDDLIRLCREHLAPSRDAYLAMNSHLYGRGPAS; encoded by the coding sequence ATGGCCCGCACTGTCGCCGTCCCGTCCGCTGCGCCGACCGAGTCGGTTGGCGGTCCGCCCGCGGCAGACCTGATGTCAGCCGTGCGCGAGCTCGAGGAAGACATCGTGCTGGGCCGGCTGCATCCGCGCGAGCGGCTGATCGAAGACGACCTGATGCGGCGCTTCGGCCTGAAGCGCCATGCCGTGCGGTCGGTGCTGGCCGAGCTGGCGCTGCTGGGCCTGGTAGAGCGGCGCAAGAACATCGGCTGCGAGGTCCGGGCATTCACGGCGCGCGAGGTGGCCGACCTGTATCAGGTGCGCGAACTGCTTGAAACCGAGGCGGCGCGGCACGTGCCGTGTCCGCTGCCGGCCGACAGGGTGCAGGAACTCATCGCCATCCAGCGCGAGCACGACGCCGCCGTGGCCGCGCTGGACCCGCGCGCCGTGTTCCGCGCCAACGTGCGCTTTCACGAGGCGCTGTTCGCCTGCTGCGAGAACCGCGTGCTGCACCGGGCCATCGGCGAGTATGCGCGGCAGACGCATCCCATCCGCTTCAGTTCGCTGGGCGATGCGCGCTATCGCGAGCGCGCGCGCCAGGAACACTGGGCCATGATCGAGGCGCTGAAAACCGGGCGGCGCGACGACCTGATCCGGCTCTGCCGCGAACACCTGGCGCCGTCGCGCGATGCCTATCTGGCCATGAACAGCCACCTGTACGGGCGCGGTCCGGCATCCTGA